CGACTCCTCTTCTCTGTTATTAGATTTCTGTAGGCCTCTGAAACTGTATAAAAAAGAAAAAGGGACACAAAGGGATAGAGTACAGAGAGATCAAGAAAGTAGTTTTTAAAGATCATTATATTAAAGCTCAAGGAAAGTATAGTTATAAAAATGAAGAGACCAAGGGAGAAGAGGGTTTTAGAAGTTCTTGCTGAAAGTATGGCTAAGAGAAGGACTGGCATGCAGATAAAAAATATATCGAGCAAGGCTACCCAGGAATTATAAATAAGATAATGGCCTTTAAGGATATTTGATGCCACCGTTGCATGGATCTCCACACCCGGCATTACTGGATCAAAGGGTGTATTGCGGACATCAGCAATGCCTATCTCAGTGGCTCCTATAAAGACTAAGGAGCCCCTGAATTCTTCAGGTTCTATTCTTGACTTTATTAAATCAACAGCAGGGATTGTTTTAAATGAGCCACCTTTACCATAGTAATTAATTGAAAGTGCACCGCTTTCATCAGAAGGTATAACTTCCTTTCCAAGAAGAAGCCTTGAAATGCCGAATTCTTCAATCTCTACTATGATTTGTTCGTCTCTGTAACGCCTTATTGCCTGAAGTGCAAGGGATGGATATATATCACCGTTATAGATAAATAATAGATTTGCCTTTCTGATAAGACCATCTTTATCTGGCAGAATATTAAAAAAACCTGTCTCTGCCTTTATGGACGGAATATTGAGCTCAGCATGGGGAAATTCCCTCAAAGGAAGGACTTTTATGTCACCTTTTGTCTTTATGAGTTTTATCCTTGAATTTCTCAAAACTGAGAGACTTTTATCTGAAATGAATGTCTCTTCATCCCTCAGATAGTATCCTGTGATAACCTTTGAGGATTTATTGATTCTATCTGACAGGATTCTGTCAGACTCAGGATTTGATGGCTCTGAAAATACCATGTCAAGGCATATAACCTCTGCATACCTTAGATTTTCAATTAATCTTGCAATAATCCTCCTGTCCCATGGCCATCTTCCCAGCTCATCTATGCTTTTTGAGTCAATGGCTACAATAAGTATTCTACCGTCAGGTTCAATCTCACCTCTAAGCCTGAATCTTGCATCTTTCAGTTTTAGTTCAATAGAATTCAGAAAATCAGGTTTAAAAAAATAAAGAAGAGAGGTCAGGATAATTGCTATTAAGGCTAAAAGAAGATAAAAAAGGCCCTTTGCCTTCATGCATTATTATGACACAGGTCATAGAGCAGAATACAGTTCTGAGATTAAAATTAAAATCATGAATATTAGAACACTCAGATACCTTATTCAGTGGGGTATCCTTTCTGTTGTCCTTTACGGAGGATATAAGTTTTACCTCTTTGTGGATAGTCTTGAAAAAGGTCTTGTCCCCTCTTTTGAGAGACCATCCATTGTTGATGGCTTTCTGCCTATAGGTGGGCTAATGGCAATTAAGCTCTGGTTTATGGAAGGAATTTTTGACCCAGTTCATCCAGCTGCAATTGTTATACTCGGTAGTGCACTTTTGTTAGCACTGGTTCTTAGAAAATCCTTCTGTGGATGGATATGCCCTGTAGGAACTCTATCTGAGCTTCTTTATAAAGGAGGCAGCAGACTTTTTGGAAAGAATTTCAGACTGCCCGTTTATCTTGACTATCCCTTGAGATCTATTAAGTATTTAATTATGGCTTTCTTTATTTATGTGATTATCTTTAAAATGAATTCACAGGCAATAGCTACATTCCTTTCAACCCCTTACTGGAAGGTTGCAGATATAAAGATGCTGAAGTTTTTTATAAATCCCTCTACAACAACTGTTATAGTACTATCAGCACTTTTTGTTCTCTCCTTTCTTTATAAAAACTTCTGGTGCAGATATCTCTGTCCCTATGGAGCACTTCTTGGACTCCTTGCCCTTATCAGTCCTTCAAGGATTAGAAGGGACAAATATAAATGTATTTCCTGTAAACTCTGCTCAAAGAACTGTCCTTCAATGTTGCCTGTTGATAGAAAAAAATATATCCACTCACCTGAATGTACAGGCTGTTTAACCTGTGTGAGTTACTGCCCTTCTGACTGTCTTGCCATAACCTTCGGAGGCAGGACCTTGAACCCCTTTTTATTTACTGCTGGAGTTTTGTGTTTATTTTTCGGATTGATTCTCCTTGCCAAGATTATAGGGAAATGGAAATCTCATATATATCCTCATGAGCTCCTTTCCCTCATGCCTTTCATTGATAAATTCTCCCATCCCTGATTTTATTCTGTAAGTTTCAGCAGTGTCTCAACATTCATAATATGTTTGCCCTCCGGATATTCCCTTTTATACTGAAACAACCTCTCCCTTGCCTGCCTTTTAAAACCCAGTTCATAAAGGGTCATGGCTGTAAGATAAAGGGCTGTTTCCCTCTGGGGTACCTCTGGATACTCCTCCAGTATAAGTAAATATTCTGCAAGGGCTGCTTCAGGATTTCTTAAAAATCTTGAATACACTGCTCCCCTCTCTAGTCTTGCATCAGATCTTATTTCAGGGTTATCTGAAAGGTCAAGGGCAATCTGATATATATAAAGTGCCTCATCGTATTTTCCGCTATCAGCAAGATAATGGCCATAGTTTATATTCCATCTCGCAATTATATGGGGAAGGGCACCTGATATCTCCCAGTCCCTTGGTGGTTTCGGGCCTGTTATCTCAGAAAGTCCTGTCTTCGCTCTTTCAAGAGCCGTGCCTGGTTCAACCTTTACAGGATCAGCAGGAACATAACCACGGGTATTCTGGACCATGGTATCTGGTTTGAGTGCCTTTTCTCCCTTCTCATAACCAGAAATGGATACCACATCCTCATTTCCAAAGAATACATTTGCCTGCCCCTGTGTGAGCATCATGAACTCTGTGCCTTTGATACCAGCAACTGCAGTGGGACTTTTCACCCGGTAATTGACAGTCTGACCTGTGAATCTAGTAATCGTTGCCCTTAGCTTTCCCTGTGTAATAGAAAATAATCCGTCCTTTCTTCCATCGCCAATTATGTATTCATTTATCTCAAACTCTGTATTCTCTGAAAGGGTGAAGGTGCTACCATCACTGAGTTTAATTAAAGCCCAGCTTTTTTGTTCTGTCTTTATCCAGTAACCTTTTTCAAGAGAAAGACCCCTTTTTGCCTTTTTATAAGGTATGCCAGCCTTTTCCCTGTAAAACACTGACCCATCAGTCTTTTCGATCTCACCGATTGAAGCAAAGGCAGTATGGAAGGTTAAAAAAATAAAGACAACCATAAAGTAATATTTCATTTTCTTTATCTCTTTCATATCCGCACCTCCCTAATTCAAGAGGAATGTGAAAATTCCCTTGACAGGAGTTATTATATAATGATAGCTCTAAAACAAGAAAGGTAAAATTCACATGGGGGTAATTTATATGAGGAAATTAGCTCTAATCGCTACAATTAGCTTAAGCATGGCTTTTTGCTCTATCTTGTATGCTCATACAATTGGCTTTAAAAAGGACATTGAAGTAGGGATAATAAAAAAAGATGGTATGAGGCTGAGTGGCATCTTAAAAGAATTTCATGATGCAACTGGCATAATTATTCCAGAACCCAATGATAGAAACATCGAGCCCATTCCTCCAGAGTTTGAGGCCTTTCCAAAAAGTCTGACTGTAAAACCTCAGGAACCACCAAAGCTCCCTCAGCCAGTTCTTAAACTATCTCAAACAAAGGTGACAAAGGGTATTAAGTGTATTGATTCAGAAGGAGAGGCAGCTATAATTAATAATGATATCCCCTCTGCAAAGGCAGAGGCTATAGCAAGGGCAAAGTGGAATGCCATTGAACAGGTAGCGGGAGTGCAGGTAAGAGCTCAGACAGTTGTTCAGAACATGGCACTTGTTGATGATATGGTCACCAAACAGATAAAGGGTCTTGTAACAGGATACACATTAAAAAAGGGATGGCAGGAAGATGGTGTTTATAAAGTGATTGCTAATGTGTGTATTGAGACTTCTCTGGCAGATGATGCAGCAAGTATGCTCGGCCTGAATAATTCTATTGCAGTATTCATACCTGCAAGAAAGCCAAGGCTTGTGAGTGAGACCGAGGAGAGACAGATAAAAGGAACAGGAAAAAGAGAGACCTATGGCTTTAAGACAGAGGATGAATATGAGGAAAGTAATATTTTAAGCGAGACCATTATTGGAAGGTTAACAGAAAAGGGGTTAACAGTTATTGATATAGCACCCGGTAATATTACAGAGGCAAGGCAGGTTGAGGATGCTATAAGGAGTGGAAATTATCTCATCCTCAAGAGCTACATGTATCAATACCTTTCCAATATACTTCTGATAGGAAAGGTGGATTACACCATATCCACAAAAAAGGGACAGGACATTGGCTATGGAATCTCTATGCCCTTTAATAATGTGACCACAAGACTTACTTACAGGATTGTAGCAAGGGATCCTGAAACAGGTCGGATAAGAGTGCTTGCCGCTGGTGAAGAAGAAGGAAAGGGACTTGCCCCCAATATAGAGGATGCAGCAGCCAGGAGCATGAAGGACCTTGCTGAGAAATTCACACCTGTTGTATTTGATAAACTCAGTCAATACATCCAGGGTATAACAAAGAGGGTCAGGATAAGGGTTCTCGATATAAAGGACACAGGAACCAGTTTTGCTATTAAAGAGATCATTCAGAACACAGCCTGGGTTACAGAGGTAGAGGAAAAGGGGCTTGGCGAATTTATGATTGCCTATCCAGAAAACACAGTCTATCTTGCAAACAGTCTCAGCCAGAAGGGATTTGAGGTGGTGGATTTTTCTAATTATTCTCTCACCCTGAGATACAGGGGCTTATAAAATGGAACTCTATGAGCAGATAAATAAATTAAGGGACTATCTATTGAGTCTACCTACCGGAAGATACATAGGTAAGATTATCCTTTTCGGAAGCCATGCAAAGGGATATGCTACCAGGGATTCAGATATTGATATTCTTCTTATTACCATAAATGGTAAAGCTCTAAGGGAGGAGCTATTAGATAGTATTTATGATTTTATGACAGAAGAGGGCATTCCCATTGAGGTGGTGTTTGGAAATGTAAATGACATTTATTTTTCAAAAGACCCTTTTATATCAAATGTGCTCAGATACGGCGTGGAGGTATATTCAATGAATGAATCAGAACTCAAAAGATCGGTCATAGAAGGTCTGTTAGGTCTTGCTGAAGAGTATCTTAAAGGAGCAGAAGAGATAGCAAACAGTGGTCATTTGAGGATAGCAATAGATGCAGGTTACAACGCAGCAGAACTGGCAGTAAAGGCCCTTATTCTTTTAAAGCAGGATGATTTGCCAGGTAGCCATGGTGGCATTGCAAGCCTTTTTGGGCCAGCTTTACATAAAGACTGCTGAAATAGAGAGAGCTTGGAAGGGCTCTAAACAGAGCACTTGAATTGAGAAACAGGGCAAGATACAGGATAGATGCTTCCATTAACAAAGAGGAAGTTTTTTCTGTGCTTGAGCTTGCAAAAAAGTTACTTTATTTTGCTACCTTAAAAAAGGACTCCTTTTTTGGAGGAGAACAAAAAATGTAAAGGAGGTTATTGATGGTAAAAAGAGCATTTATAATTTTCTTCCTTTTTCTTGGCTGTGCACCTATGGTAGTGAAGATTGATCCAACCACCTTTATTGTAGATACAGGTCCAAAAGAAAATATTCCTCCAGTATGCAGGTCTGCCTATGAATCCGTAACCCCAAAGGTAGCTGTAGCAAATTTTACAAACAATACCACCTTTGAATATGCAAGGGTTGTCCAGGAAAATGTGCGAGGAGCATCCCAGAGAACAGCAGTAGGTGGTGCTGCAGCAGGAGTGGCTCCTGGTGCAGCAGGCATTGTATGGGGCGTAAAGGAGAGAGCACAGTTTGAGAGAGAATCCCAGAGGATAGAGCGAGAATTTAATGCGAAACTTTCAGAGAGTGTTGAAGATGGAATAACCGATGAGATAGTTAATATGGGCGGTGCAAAGGTTTATACAAGGAGTGAGATGAAGAAGGTGCTTGAGGAGCATAAATTCCAGGCATCAGGTCTCGTTGATGAATCCACACTTGTTCAGTTAGGAAGGATTGCTGGAGTTAGATACATTATCACGGGTTCAGTAAATAATGTGGACCTTAAGTGGGTTACCCTTGAGGAGGCAAGGGCAGCGGCAAAGGATATATTTGGAAAGGTTGGCATGGTAATGGCAGCTGGCATGGAGGCACAGGAGGGCTGGAATATTAATGCTGAGATTTCCATAAGAATAATCGATGTTGAGACAGGAGAGATACTTTTTTCAAAGATTGTCCGCGGCAGGCATGTAATTGGAAAGATGGCCTATCCGAATTTTGATGCGATGATAGGTGGAATAAAAAAGGCTGCATCAAATGCTATTGCTGATGCAAGACCAGAACTGTCAAAATGGTTTACTGTTAAGGGTTATATCCTCCAGACCAGAACCTCTCCTGATGGCAGACAGAGGGCTGCACTCGTGAGCATAGGTGAGAAGCATGGCCTGAAACCTAATTCTGAGCTTATAGTTTATACCTTCCAGGAGATTCAGGATCCCTTTACAGGAAAGCCATCCTGTGACACAGTCAGACTTCCGGTAAGGCTCATTGTTACAGAACAGCTTCAGGCAGACAAGGCCTGGACAATAATAGAGGGCAATCCAGACCAGGTCAAGCGTGTGAGGATGGGCCAGCTTGTAGAAAGGGCACCTCTAAGAGGAAAGGGTTTCTTCCAGACTATAGGTCATTGATGTGAAAATTACCTTTACAACTGAGAGAGCTCATTATATTATAAGTTGAGAATATGAGCTATCTTTAAGGAGGTCTTTATGAAAAAGCTTTCTTTAATAACACTTCTTCAAATGGTAATCTTACTTTTTATTTCAGGATGTGCAAAAAAGCCTGTTGAAAAATGCCTTGCTCCAGAAGATAATGCTCCACACCATTATCTAATGGGTATGGAAGCCCTTGAAAGAGGAAAGACAGATACAGCAATAGAGAAATTTGAAAGGGCGCTATACTGTGATGAAAAATTCTCAATGGCACAATCTGCTATGGCAATAGCCCTTGCTGAGAAGACAAGGCTGCAGAAGGATCCAAAATTCAGGCAGATTGAGCTGGAGAGAATAGAGGAAAGGCTTAAGAAGGCAAGAAAGCTTATGAGGAGTCCAGAGGATCAATTTGACTACAATTTGGCAGTAATGAGAGTGAATACTATATTAAAAATTGATGACTGGCTTAATAAGGTAGAGGATGCCTACAGGGACACAATGAAGCTCAAGGTAGATGAAAGGAAGATGATCTATTATCAGGGAACAGAGGCAGGCCATTACTTTATGGGTATTGCCTATCTCGATGCCCTCGAATTTCAGAAGGCAAGGGACAGGTTTGCCGATGTACTAAATGCAAGGCGTGAAGGAAAGTGGCATGCACCTGCTGATAGGGCCTGGAAAAAGACAGATAAGATTGTCAGGGCAATGGCAGGTATCACTATTGGAGATGTTGGTAAAAAGATTGCCATTAAGGATGCTATAACAAGGGGAGATCTCGCAGCCCTTTTAATTGATGAGCTGAAACTTGATAAACTCTTTGCTGGCAGGATCCCTGTCCGTACAGAGGTGGAAAAACTCAGGCCAGAGTTTGTCCCTGCTGATATAATGGATCATCCCTTTAAGGAAGAGATAATCACTATTCTTAAATGGAAGGTTAGGGGTCTTGAGCCAAAGTATGATGAGACCACAAAGGCCTATCTCTTCAAGCCAGAGGATTTAGTAAAACGTGGTGAGATGGCATTCATCCTTGAGGATGTGCTTATAAAAATAACAGGTGATGAAAGGATTGCTACTGCCTATTTCGGTCATGAGAGGTCACCATTTCCTGATGTGAGACCGACATCACCTCTTTACAATGCAGTTATGAACATGACAACCCGCGGCATAATGGAGCCGGAGCTTTCTGGTGAATTTAGAATAGATGATCCGGTTGATGGTGCAGAGGCACTCCTTGCAATAAGGGTCTTAAAACAGAGAATGAATATTTATTAATCAGGAGGTTAAAAATGAAAAGAGTTATAGTACTTATTTTTTCAATCCTTCTAATGGCATGCCTTGCCCTTGCCCAGCAGGACATACACCAGCATACGGCTGAGCCATCTCCACAGATATCAGCCACATTCCAGCTTGCAAATCAGTGGCTCCAGCAGAATAATCTCTCTATCACAACAACACCTGAACAGGCATTTGTAAATGATTATCTTCTTGTTGCAGCAGAGGGACTTCCCTCACCTACAGCAAGGACACCAGGACAGAGAAGGATCACTGCTGAGCGTGCTGCAACTGCACTTGCATACAGACAGCTTGCTGAGATACTTGAAGGAGTTGCTGTTGTTGGCGACACCCTTGTTAAGGATGCAGAGCTCCAGTATGATGTTGTAAGGACAGCAGTTGCTGGTTTTATAAAAGGTGCAGAGATTGTTTATAAAGAATGGAACCCCCAGGAAGAGGTTGCCCTTGTAATAGTAAAAGTAGGAATGTCAGGACCGAAGGGTTTTGGCAGCCTGA
The sequence above is drawn from the Thermodesulfovibrionales bacterium genome and encodes:
- a CDS encoding adenylate/guanylate cyclase domain-containing protein, translating into MKAKGLFYLLLALIAIILTSLLYFFKPDFLNSIELKLKDARFRLRGEIEPDGRILIVAIDSKSIDELGRWPWDRRIIARLIENLRYAEVICLDMVFSEPSNPESDRILSDRINKSSKVITGYYLRDEETFISDKSLSVLRNSRIKLIKTKGDIKVLPLREFPHAELNIPSIKAETGFFNILPDKDGLIRKANLLFIYNGDIYPSLALQAIRRYRDEQIIVEIEEFGISRLLLGKEVIPSDESGALSINYYGKGGSFKTIPAVDLIKSRIEPEEFRGSLVFIGATEIGIADVRNTPFDPVMPGVEIHATVASNILKGHYLIYNSWVALLDIFFICMPVLLLAILSARTSKTLFSLGLFIFITILSLSFNIMIFKNYFLDLSVLYPFVSLFLFYTVSEAYRNLITEKRSRFLKKAFSSYVSPELVNIIIKNPDAMKLGGEKRVITVLFSDIRDFTAISEALEPERLVGLLNKYLDPMTRIVLKNGGMLDKYIGDAIMAIYNVPLELPQHAKKAVYTALEMIRELRVLNERLKNEGYPELRIGIGINTGEAIIGNMGTDIRFDYTAVGDTVNLASRLEGLNKFYGTEIIISSFTYQNLPEGEFLIRELDLIRVKGRKEPVNIYEVLSPESSISHMIRRFEEALYLYSKRRFIEAEVIFREIFNKFNDRASMVFMERCKNYILNPPPEDWDGVYTAVQK
- a CDS encoding nucleotidyltransferase domain-containing protein — protein: MELYEQINKLRDYLLSLPTGRYIGKIILFGSHAKGYATRDSDIDILLITINGKALREELLDSIYDFMTEEGIPIEVVFGNVNDIYFSKDPFISNVLRYGVEVYSMNESELKRSVIEGLLGLAEEYLKGAEEIANSGHLRIAIDAGYNAAELAVKALILLKQDDLPGSHGGIASLFGPALHKDC
- a CDS encoding 4Fe-4S binding protein produces the protein MHYYDTGHRAEYSSEIKIKIMNIRTLRYLIQWGILSVVLYGGYKFYLFVDSLEKGLVPSFERPSIVDGFLPIGGLMAIKLWFMEGIFDPVHPAAIVILGSALLLALVLRKSFCGWICPVGTLSELLYKGGSRLFGKNFRLPVYLDYPLRSIKYLIMAFFIYVIIFKMNSQAIATFLSTPYWKVADIKMLKFFINPSTTTVIVLSALFVLSFLYKNFWCRYLCPYGALLGLLALISPSRIRRDKYKCISCKLCSKNCPSMLPVDRKKYIHSPECTGCLTCVSYCPSDCLAITFGGRTLNPFLFTAGVLCLFFGLILLAKIIGKWKSHIYPHELLSLMPFIDKFSHP
- a CDS encoding S-layer homology domain-containing protein, whose protein sequence is MKKLSLITLLQMVILLFISGCAKKPVEKCLAPEDNAPHHYLMGMEALERGKTDTAIEKFERALYCDEKFSMAQSAMAIALAEKTRLQKDPKFRQIELERIEERLKKARKLMRSPEDQFDYNLAVMRVNTILKIDDWLNKVEDAYRDTMKLKVDERKMIYYQGTEAGHYFMGIAYLDALEFQKARDRFADVLNARREGKWHAPADRAWKKTDKIVRAMAGITIGDVGKKIAIKDAITRGDLAALLIDELKLDKLFAGRIPVRTEVEKLRPEFVPADIMDHPFKEEIITILKWKVRGLEPKYDETTKAYLFKPEDLVKRGEMAFILEDVLIKITGDERIATAYFGHERSPFPDVRPTSPLYNAVMNMTTRGIMEPELSGEFRIDDPVDGAEALLAIRVLKQRMNIY
- a CDS encoding FecR domain-containing protein, which codes for MKEIKKMKYYFMVVFIFLTFHTAFASIGEIEKTDGSVFYREKAGIPYKKAKRGLSLEKGYWIKTEQKSWALIKLSDGSTFTLSENTEFEINEYIIGDGRKDGLFSITQGKLRATITRFTGQTVNYRVKSPTAVAGIKGTEFMMLTQGQANVFFGNEDVVSISGYEKGEKALKPDTMVQNTRGYVPADPVKVEPGTALERAKTGLSEITGPKPPRDWEISGALPHIIARWNINYGHYLADSGKYDEALYIYQIALDLSDNPEIRSDARLERGAVYSRFLRNPEAALAEYLLILEEYPEVPQRETALYLTAMTLYELGFKRQARERLFQYKREYPEGKHIMNVETLLKLTE
- a CDS encoding CsgG/HfaB family protein gives rise to the protein MVKRAFIIFFLFLGCAPMVVKIDPTTFIVDTGPKENIPPVCRSAYESVTPKVAVANFTNNTTFEYARVVQENVRGASQRTAVGGAAAGVAPGAAGIVWGVKERAQFERESQRIEREFNAKLSESVEDGITDEIVNMGGAKVYTRSEMKKVLEEHKFQASGLVDESTLVQLGRIAGVRYIITGSVNNVDLKWVTLEEARAAAKDIFGKVGMVMAAGMEAQEGWNINAEISIRIIDVETGEILFSKIVRGRHVIGKMAYPNFDAMIGGIKKAASNAIADARPELSKWFTVKGYILQTRTSPDGRQRAALVSIGEKHGLKPNSELIVYTFQEIQDPFTGKPSCDTVRLPVRLIVTEQLQADKAWTIIEGNPDQVKRVRMGQLVERAPLRGKGFFQTIGH